In Calothrix sp. PCC 7507, one DNA window encodes the following:
- a CDS encoding LL-diaminopimelate aminotransferase gives MQFAQRLQPLQSNVFADMDRAKAVALANGRHLIDLSLGSSDLPAEAHVIEAIAHSLHDPSTHGYLLFNGTRAFRQAVAHWYEQKFGIRVNPETEVLPLIGSQEGTAHLPLALLNPGDFALLLDPGYPSHAGGVHLASGQIYPMPLLAENGFLPVFADIPTPVLAQSRMMVLSYPHNPTAAIAPLSFFQEAVAFCQEHNIVLVHDFPYVDLVFTENGKESSSIPLPPTPCPLSSSLVPSILQADPDKSVSIEFFTLSKSYNMGGFRIGYAIGNAELIHALRQVKAAVDFNQYRGILNGAIAALTGPQASVTSAVNTFRQRRDTFITALHRIGWHVPTPNATMYIWAKLPSSWSQNSMEFCTQLVKQTGVAASPGAGFGKFGEGYVRFALVHEPSVLETAVERIAEFL, from the coding sequence ATGCAATTTGCACAGCGTTTACAACCCCTGCAATCTAATGTATTCGCCGACATGGACAGAGCCAAAGCAGTGGCTTTGGCAAATGGTCGGCATTTAATCGATCTGTCGCTGGGATCTTCTGATTTGCCAGCCGAGGCGCACGTTATTGAGGCGATCGCCCACTCTCTTCATGATCCGAGTACCCACGGCTACTTACTGTTTAACGGCACGCGAGCATTTCGCCAAGCTGTAGCCCACTGGTATGAACAAAAATTTGGCATCAGAGTCAACCCAGAAACGGAAGTACTGCCCCTCATTGGTTCCCAAGAGGGTACTGCCCATTTACCCCTAGCATTGCTCAATCCAGGGGATTTTGCCCTATTACTCGATCCGGGCTACCCCTCCCATGCTGGAGGAGTCCACCTAGCCAGTGGTCAAATCTACCCGATGCCGCTGCTGGCAGAAAATGGCTTTTTACCAGTATTTGCTGATATTCCCACCCCAGTCTTAGCCCAGTCGCGAATGATGGTGTTAAGCTACCCCCACAATCCCACTGCGGCGATCGCTCCTTTATCTTTCTTCCAAGAGGCTGTCGCCTTTTGTCAAGAACACAATATCGTTCTGGTTCACGATTTCCCCTACGTAGATTTGGTATTTACAGAGAATGGGAAAGAGTCTTCCTCCATCCCCCTGCCCCCTACTCCCTGCCCCCTTTCCTCTTCCCTTGTCCCCTCAATTCTGCAAGCTGACCCAGATAAAAGCGTCTCAATTGAATTCTTCACCCTTTCCAAGTCCTATAATATGGGCGGCTTCCGCATTGGCTACGCTATCGGTAACGCCGAGTTAATTCATGCCCTACGTCAAGTAAAAGCAGCTGTTGATTTTAATCAGTATCGCGGGATTTTGAATGGGGCGATCGCTGCCTTGACTGGACCCCAAGCAAGCGTCACAAGTGCCGTTAATACCTTCCGTCAACGTCGTGATACCTTCATTACCGCTTTACACCGCATAGGCTGGCACGTTCCTACTCCCAATGCCACGATGTATATTTGGGCCAAATTGCCCTCATCGTGGAGTCAGAATTCTATGGAATTTTGCACCCAGCTAGTCAAGCAAACTGGTGTCGCAGCTTCTCCTGGTGCTGGCTTTGGTAAATTTGGAGAGGGATATGTGCGTTTTGCCTTGGTGCATGAGCCATCGGTGTTAGAAACCGCTGTTGAGAGAATTGCTGAATTCCTCTAG
- a CDS encoding response regulator, whose product MTVRLLSLNQQLQSQQIRRILLIEDNDVNRMLLSDYLSYCGYNVQSLSNGSTLFLTIEKFQPDLILLDLKLPDIDGYLLLEQIQQKPDFTRIPVIVVSAFAFKADQERAISLGACRYFVKPVNLNDLILTIEEELASYQ is encoded by the coding sequence ATGACAGTACGATTACTCTCTCTAAATCAGCAATTACAGTCGCAGCAAATTAGACGAATTTTGCTAATTGAAGATAATGATGTCAATAGGATGTTATTGAGTGATTATCTTAGTTACTGCGGATACAATGTTCAAAGTTTATCAAACGGCTCTACTTTGTTCTTGACTATAGAAAAATTTCAGCCCGATTTGATATTATTGGACTTAAAATTGCCAGACATTGATGGTTATTTATTGCTAGAACAGATCCAACAAAAACCAGACTTTACTAGGATACCTGTTATTGTAGTTTCAGCTTTTGCTTTTAAGGCAGATCAAGAAAGAGCTATAAGTCTGGGGGCTTGCCGCTACTTTGTTAAACCTGTTAATCTCAACGATTTAATATTAACAATTGAAGAAGAATTAGCCTCCTATCAGTGA